From the genome of Solanum pennellii chromosome 6, SPENNV200:
ttcaaagttgaaggacTTGTCCAGTTTCTTGTTAAAAGGCTTTGTGAAACCAAATAGGTTCAACTCCTTATCATTGTACGCTTGACCCCTTGAATGTGATTCTTCAATCATTGGACGAAAACTAGCATGACCATTTGGTCTTGAAGCAAATTGAGATTGTTTAGAATTTAACTTGAAGGGTGTCGTCCTTGACACAGGGTAACCTGCAAATTGAATAATACAATATTcaagaagaagataaattatcaaatatatatatatatatatNNNNNNNNNNNNNNNNNNNNNNNNNNNNNNNNNNNNNNNNNNNNNNNNNNNNNNNNNNNNNNNNNNNNNNNNNNNNNNNNNNNNNNNNNNNNNNNNNNNNNNNNNNNNNNNNNNNNNNNNNNNNNNNNNNNNNNNNNNNNNNNNNNNNNNNNNNNNNNNNNNNNNNNNNNNNNNNNNNNNNNNNNNNNNNNNNNNNNNNNNNNNNNNNNNNNNNNNNNNNNNNNNNNNNNNNNNNNNNNNNNNNNNNNNNNNNNNNNNNNNNNNNNNNNNNNNNNNNNNNNNNNNNNNNNNNNNNNNNNNNNNNNNNTATTGTCGGAGTGCTTgggattatgttattattttatgctatATTGATAATGGGTGATAAGAAATAATGGGTAAGTTGGTGatgattactaaattatattacattgttAGCAATTGGGTtagtattcaaaaatatatatatatatatatatatataaaatcgaTCTCTAATCAAGAGTCTTTTCCCTATTAATAAAATACACAtaagaaaaatttatattaattgaaaattttattatcatATCTATACCAGATGAAACTTGATTGGATGTAaccaatataattttaattaaatatttctgaTATGAGCTCGAAAAAAGAGGaacattttgataaatattgttTTAAGGAATGTGATTTGCTAATCGAACCAAAATGAATCTCCGtcttcaaaattaatttacaaaatttttgATCGGAATCACTTTTTCATATAAGgaacttttaaaataaagtagGAACTTAAAAATCCTCTTCCTCCTATAAAAAAGGTGAATTATCGAACAAACCTGAATAAATTATCTCCCTTAAAGAGAATGGAGAAACAATCTTGGAGAAACATTcttattaaaagtaatttttctgttaaaaaatgttttcaagtAAACCaataatcaattttcttttctctaCATATGAAATATGATTAGCCAATCGaacttaattaattgattttctaAAAGAGAATATAGAAAACACACACTCTAGTTAGAATTGCTTCCCTTGTAAGGAAGttttcacataaattaagaattcaaaaaatcatctttcTTAAATAAAAGAGGTGATTCGCCTCCATGTAGAATGTTTTTCACCCAAAAATATAGAAGGGAGAAACAACCTAGTTAGGAGTTATTTCCTTTATAAAGAAGTTCTTAAGCAAATTAAAACACCAATGTTTTCTCCATCAAGAGGGTGAATTAGTGTCGAATCAAAATGAAAAATCCTTGGTCCTAAATGAGGTAACACAAAGAAATTGACTTGACACAAATAGAATTAATTggcaaaataaataatgaacaTCGATTTATTACaccaaattataataatatttaaattaatatattcatgtatGATCTTACCACTTCGTTGTGTTGCGACCACATAACCGGCTCTTCTATGAACTTCATCGAAGTGATAAAGCAATGGAAGAGCATGAAGAAATACCTTGTCGCATACTCGACAAGCAATGAATTTAGAATGAGACACCATTTTTTTCTGCAGAAAGACACTTGATGATGATTGTTTACCgaacaaatgaaagaaaaaaattatgtgaaagaTGATACACTTATCGGTGTGTTTATATATGCAAAGAACGGACCTGtccaattaatttttattttacatcATTGTGATCTAGTTTTCTTGGAAACGTAAAAGTTAGACTTTAAACTAGACTAAATTTGTCAGTATTGTATATTATGACATGCAGTAATTACAAAgtagaatttttgagaaaaataaaaattgtgtgAACTGTATTGTCATATTAGCTattaaagaggaaaagaaaattgatttctaATTTGTCGGATagtaaaacaaattgaaatgaaaatttattcacTTAAATcagaaattattatttattgtagggataatgcacaagtacccctcagcctatgcccgaaatttcagagacctattaccccctgaacttattttattaataatatctaccccttttcggcctatgtggcactatcttgtgggtccaacgctggttgactttttttttcaagctagtgccacgaaGGCCGAAAAccggtagaaaattacttataaaataagttcaggtgggtaataggaccttagtataatataagtgtgtctggaatttcgggcatagggggtacttgtgcattttccctttattatttgaatagttattaattttgtcacaccccgaggcTACTCCCTAGACGTAAATCGGGACCTAGGATCACAAGTAATCCCAAACTTACTCTAGTCTGGCCTACCATAAGCATACTTAAATATAACTAAGGAAATCATGTAATATGCAAAATCTAAAAACAATGGATAAATGAAATTGGAAAAAACCAATAATTTGAATATGTAAGATATAATAAGAGTTTAGTGATGACTGAAACAACACTTAAAAACTCGAGCTGAATCAATTACTATGCTTGAAAAGCCTTTAACTGAATTGAGTTGTTAGTACATGCCTTAGCCAACTCCAATAGGACTGAAAACGGAAAGAAAGACGAAAAATTAAAGCATGCCTATTGTCCCCGAAGTATGAGGATTCACCACTGAAGTTGCTCAATTCACAATGGAAGAGAACTAAGCGTGATCTGGAGTGCTGGATGTTGGATGCGTGAACctacatcataaaatgatgtagCACAAAAATATACGTCGATACTTTGAATATACCGAGCATGCAAAATATAGATATGCTAAGCTAAACAATATACCTGTTAGATTAATAGAGAAATAAGCTGAAGTATAACTGAAAACtaaactggatgcaatgaccaagtactaATCTTGAAAATCACATGCTGAACTGTATACTGATGTAAATACTGAAAACATGGTCAATTGCAATATGAGTCTGATTAGGGAGCTACTATTAACCATATAAACcttgtgagctaaacatggagtCCGATATATAAGTCCCATCGAGAAGAACAATATACTTGCAAGGAGTATACAGATATCTGAGGCGTGATCACATATCTAATACCCAACTAAGAGGAATTATAAACCTCTACAGACTCGTAGTTCAAAGACTTTGAGGGTATGTCTCGGTGCTAAGTCTACTCCCAAATGAATATCCAGGATGCTAAAAGGCACGAAATATTGAATAGATCAAAACATGCATTGACATGCTAACTGAGAAAGCAACATTTATTTACTAAGAATATGACATCTGAAATCTGAAGCATGAATTTCTGTGTTTGGCCTAGCATGTATAATTCATGAACTAGGATAAATTCACACAAGATAGGGTTCTGTGTGCTATGCACTGAATTATACTAAATTATCAAGAAACAAGTTATTTAGATCAAAAGAaccataatcacaataaattttgaaagtttaaAAACCCTAAGTTTGAATAATTTATGAGAATCTGAAAAACAAACTGAATTCTAGGGGCCTGATGGGTGAAACaaatccactagtgaaatttCACATACTTGGTGACGAGAACTACAGATAAATCCTTGGAATTTTGGGTCTGAATCTCGCAGAACAATTCTACTTGTTCTTGGGAAAACTGGTCAACTCTTCATCTTATTTTCGCTCTAAGTTGGGTGATTTTAGGACAATAGGGTCTTAAGTAGTCTCTGACTTGATTATTAGGCTTAGATTGAGTAAAACGACATagttttgagttaaaataattacaGAAAGGACCAAAACCCTTTAAAAATAACATTCGGCCACCATTGATGTGGATACCTACAATCCGTTGGTCAGAACAGGGACCATCCTGGTCGACTGTTGATGGTCTTAGAGACTTGTTCTCTAGGAGTTCAAACAGTGGTACCACATACGGTCTGTGGGCCCATCAATGGGACATGGATCTCGACTACGGTCTTGACTTTTGACCccataatttttgtaattttgggACTCACATATGAGACTTATCTACGACTCGTGGATCACTCAACCTAACCATCCATCTATCATTGCAATCAGAAGAAGTTGGTCCGTCCAACTCTCTGACCTTGTTCAAAGAAGATTTCATTTTGCCCTCTGCGAGAAAAAGATCTCGAACATCGTAGAAAAAGTCTTAACTAACCAGTCAAGTGAAGGATCCTGCGTACCCACTCCAATTTCCCCTATTGTTGGGAGTCTCGCCCTTTTGACTTGATATGTCATGTCAAGAAGACTACATAGTAGATTATCTTTTTCTTAGCTTAATGGTGGATCACCTTTTGTTTTTCTAAGTATTGAAAGTTTATAATTTTGGAAAATTGGGACTGAACAACACAGGCCTACCAATGGACCTTGTGTCAGAACACAGACAGACGGTGGCTTCCGTTTGTTCTAGCACCATATTTTATAAAGCTACATTTTTCCATCTTCTAGAATCttaggtgttacaatatctccccatTAGGAACATTTATTCTCAAATGAAGTTTAAACAAGCTATGtttggaggaaaatagtttcaaTCCCTACCAAATGAGTGCTAAAAACAGATAGTTAGCTGAACCGAGTTATATAAATTATGCAAATATGATGAAATGCAATGGTAAATGAGGGAACAAGATATTGATATTGAATTACACAAAAGTAAATTGAGAGACTggagaggaactattacctcaatcTCAAATAGATTCAGAAGGAAAGAAGTGAAGATACTCGACCATCATGGTTGCTTCTGTTttccaagtagctccctctatggactCCCTCCTCCACAAAACATTTACTAAGCGGCTTACTTATTTCTCAACCTACAAACATGACTGTTAAGAATCTCAGGTGAAATTTCCTCATAGGTGAGGCTATCCTTCATAACCTCTAAAGGTATTATTGATTCCGTATCAttcatgcacttcttcaacagtGAAATGTAATAGACTAGATGAACCGTTGCTAGTTCTATTGTCTTCTATCACTCATAAACCACATTACCAACCCTTTTCAGGATTCATTAAGGACCTACATACCTAGGATTtatcttccatttctttccGAATCTTATCACCCTCTTCATAGTTTACATCATCAAGAAAAGCCAATCATTGATTTCAAACTCGAAGTCCCTTATCCTCACGTCTACATATGAATTTTGAGGACTCTGAGCTGTCTTTAGTCTAAATCTAATGAGTTGAACTTTATCCATAGCCTTATGAACCTAATTTGTACCAATCAAGGCTACTTCACCTATTTCGAACCAACAACCTGTAGATCTgcatctacgcccatacaatGACTCATAAAGAGCTATCTAAATAGTGGAACGAAAGTTGTTTCTATAGGCGAACTCTATGAGAGATAGGTGATCATCTCTATTACCTTTGAAaacgatcacacaagctctcaacttgtcctataatttttaaatggtATGCTCTACCTGAATATttgtctgtggatgaaatgttatACTGATATTTACCTAGTACCAAGATATTTCTAAAATAACTTCCAGAAATGGGATGGAAAATGATGACCTTTATATAAGATAATGGACAATGGAACCCCATGTAAACCTACTATCTCATTGATGTAGAATTTGGTGTACTCCTCTTCtaaatatgtagtcttgacaaCCAAAATGTGAGCTTACTTAGTAACTTTGTCCACTATCACCcgaatggagtcatgttgtctgtgAGTATCACGTAAAACTGTAATGAAATCCATGTTTATCACTTtccacttccatgtaggaataCAAATCTCTTGAGTTACACCTCTTGGTTTCCAATATTCTACTTTAACATGTTGACAGTTACGACACTTAACCACGATATTTGCGGTCTCCCTCTTCATACCATTTCAC
Proteins encoded in this window:
- the LOC107023001 gene encoding uncharacterized protein LOC107023001, with translation MVSHSKFIACRVCDKVFLHALPLLYHFDEVHRRAGYVVATQRSGYPVSRTTPFKLNSKQSQFASRPNGHASFRPMIEESHSRGQAYNDKELNLFGFTKPFNKKLDKSFNFENVEDKDQNVDLELKL